A segment of the Odoribacter splanchnicus DSM 20712 genome:
AAAATAAATCTTTTCATCTACAAACAGCATTTTTATACATGTAAAAACAGCGTATAATACATTTATCCGCACTTATTTAAAGCACAAATATACTAAAATAAGCAGATAATAGAAGCAATCTTATACATTTTTCCGCACTTTAATCAACTCCAATGGATTAGTTTTTATATCAATTAGTAAATCATTGGCTAATCTATTATTAAACGACTGATTTTCAGCCATAACCCCGTAGGGCAAGAGGAAAAAACGGTACGTAGTGCCGTTTCCTCTTGCTGTTCTTTCGGCTGCTTTGCATCCGGCGAACACCCTCCCCTGCGGTACGGCAAAAGGGTACTTTTGCATCGTACAAGGGGGACGGGGAGAGCCGGGCAAAGCACTAAGAAAGAACCTATTCCACAAACAAAAAACACACGCCAAAACGACACAACAGGCTGTATAAAATAAATAGAAATTGTTTCGCTATATGGAAACAAAAGATTATCTTTGCACCATAAAAACAACAACTTATGGAAGAAAAGGCTAAATTCAAAATCATCTACTCTACTCAAAAGATGCAGATGATTTTCTGAACAACTTACCAACAAAGATTAAAGACAAAATTATCTATAATATTGCCAAAGCCAAGTTTGTGATAGATCCGGAACTCTTTAAAAAGTTAGACGATACGGATATATGGGAGTTCAGAACATTCTATAACAAAGTAAAATACAGGCTGCTGGCTTTTTGGGATAAAGATAACGGAACAAATACCCTTGTTATTGCAACACATGGATTTATAAAGAAAACCTAAAAAACACCACCCAAGGAAATAGCGAAAGCCGAAGATATTAGAAAAGCATATTTTAATTCAAAAAAATAAAGCGTATGGAAACAATGAAATTTTATACAGAAGAAGAAATATTAGATAAGCACATAGGGAAAAAAGGCACTCCCAAAAGAGACCAGTTTGAAGCTGATCTAAACTCTTCCTTAATTGGTGAAGCCATTAAACAGGCTCGCCAGTCGAAGAACCTAACCCAAGAGGAATTAGGCAATCTGATAGGAGTGCAGCGTGCTCAAATCTCCCGAATTGAAAACGGTAAGAATTTAACCTTTTCCACCATTGCAAGAGTTTTTAAGGCTATGGGAATAAGTGCTAAACTTGAAATCGGAAGCATGGGTAAAGTTGCGTTATGGTAACTAACTATACAACAAAATGTTATATCAAATCCGGGAGCGAAAACGCATCCCGGAAGCCTCTCTTTTTATACACAAAAAGTCACAATTAAACATATTTTAACACGCAGGGAAATTCGCTCAATTCACCCCGCTGCGCTTGGCTTTTGCTTTGCTTTCACAAGTATTCAAAAACTCGTTTTTAGGCTATTTTCGTTTTTCTTGATCTCTTAAAATTTCTTTGACTTGTTTTAAAGCATAACCTGTTATATGCTTATCAATCTTTAAAAATATCGAACGAAATTATTAATACACAGATGATTATAAGAACAAATCAAAACTTAACTACGAGTTTTTGAATACTAACTGCGAGTTTTTGAATACTATTTTATAATATCAGCGAGTTTTATTTGTATAACTCGTTTTTGATATTTATATTTGCGCAAAACATTGATAAATATGGCAATAGTAAAAAAAGATCTTATTCAAAGTTATATTATGACTACTGCAAAATATGACTTTAACGTGTACGAAAATTGGTATTTCATAAACACTGAATTTTAAGATAATAAGGCAAAAAAATAAAAGGTTCATAAACCCTTTTAGCCAACAAATTGTTATCTTTATGCGGTCGTAAACAAAAAAATAAGCTTATGAAAACTGCTATGGAAAAAAAAGAAACCGGCTTAATGAGACAGATCGGTTATCTCTCTTTTGTCGTTGTTTTGTTGTATGGGCTTACGCTATTTGCGGTTTCTTGTGACAATGATGAAGATCCTCCTCTTCCTCCCGCAGTGGAAAAAGTAGTGCTGGCATTTGGTGTGGATCAGGGTGAAGGTCAGCTTTCGGCTAAACCGGAGTTGGAAAATACGGCTGCGGAAAAGATAGGAGAATTGATCTCTCCGGCTGAAATAGCGAAAGGCACAACGGTGCATTTTCGTGCTACCCATTCCAAATCATGGACAATCATGTATTGGAAAGTCAATGGCGTCATTATTCGTTCTGTGAAGCCGGAGCAGACTTTCGTCATCGATGAGCATAAGGAGGTTCGGGTTGCTTTCAAGCCTTACAAGTCACCGGAACCGGAGGGGCTGTAAAACAAACTGTATCAGCAAAGCAATAAAATATTAATTTTGCTGACACAGTTTAATTGAATTCTCTTTTTGCTGTTCATTTGCTTTATTTCAGGACTTCGCCCTTCTCGTTGAAGAACACTTCGCTGTCCGTGCCTTCTGCATCGGTAAATGTCACCTTGTAGGTCTTTGTGCCTTCCTCGCTTTCCTCAACTGCGGCTTCCTTGATTGTCAGGTCTGCGAAATCCTTCTTGATCGTGTCCTGAACCGCCTGCGGCAGATCCTTTACCTCGATTGGCTTATAATCGTTCACCATTACCACAATCTCAACATCCGATACCATGTTGCCGGCGAATGCCACTGAACTACCCAATCCCATAACAAGTGCTACTGCAAATAATACCTTTTTCATAATCCAATCTATTTAAATATTTAACATATGGTTTCTGAAAGACAAAGAACAAACATTGTGCCAAACAAATAAACAAGTCATATATACCTGATAATCAAAAGCATACAAAAAAAACACATATATTTATTGAAGAACTGTTATCTGTGTATCATTTCCACAAAATGTGGAAATGATACACAGACTTTCTATAATTGCCTCCGGCGGGGTTTTCGCCGGGGGGCTTCTTGCATTTGCATATCTATCAAAAAGAAAGCAATATCGGAGCGTTACACCATAAAAACAGCTAGCCGGTTATTACAAAATGATATTGCGTGTCCGGCTGATCGGGGCGGGTCTCCCACCATGCGGACAAATCCCGGTAACAAAATGACAAAGCGGACATCCCGCCAAAGAACAACATTTTTTTTCTTTTTTCCTAAACACCTGCCAGCGAAGCACAGAGTATTTGTCAAGGGCGAAGGGTAAAAAATACCGCACGAGCGAAGCGAGCACAGGAGATTTTTTACCCGGAGAGTGAAACGCCCCTTTACAAATGCGGCGTGCGTAGCTACCTTCGTGCCGGAAAATAGAAAAAACGCACAACAAAGTATGGGGAGCCTAATACCCCGGCATACAGGAACCGGCAAGCCGGATAGATGCAAGACCTCCGACAAATAGACACTGATATAAATGTTTCCCTAACGTTTTTGTACGTACAAAAACATACCTTGCATATCATTAGAAAAAGAAGTGCATAGGTCTTTGCATACCGAAAAAACAACCATAATAAACAATAATACAGTCACTTACAAAAAATCAGTATACCAAAAGTATACTTTTTGCATACATACATGATTCTAATCTATTAAAAATCAACCATATAAAAATTCAGCATTGGACTTAGTCCAATGACTGCTTATTCACTTTGGTAAACCGTCGTTTCTCTCTCCTTGCTTCGCTCGTCGCTCCTGGAACGCTACGCACGGCTTCGCACCAATACATCAGACACCCAGCCCCTAAAATGCACATTACAAATGTACACCGCCCGAAAAAAATGTAGGTTTATTTTGTTACTTGTTCGTCTTCGGTATTCGTGTTCGGGGCCCCGGTCGCTTCTGTCGGTCGTCTACCTTTTTCTATCACTGACCGGCGGAACTCCTCGCAGGCTCGTCAGACACCACCGGTCGGGCGTTCAGAAAAAGCAAGACGACACTCGACAGAGCTCCAATGGTCCCCGAACACGAACACCTCCGACTTACGTTATCACTACATAGGAAACGAACTGTGACCTGAAAAGTATAAATTTCTATCAAACAGCTGTTTTTCTGAACCCTTACATGAGGGATTAATTCAGCCATCGGTATTTTATAGAAATAATCCGGTCAGGTAACCCAGGTATCCGTACTCCGGTCAGGGTGGCCTGCCCTTTCATTCAATAAAACTTTCCTTCTTTGTCCTGTAGTGCTGACGGAAGATGCAGGGTTTTGTGGCGGAAGACCATTGGAGCAGGAACGAGGGTCCGGTTAGGTTTTCCGAACGCCCGACCGGTGGTGTCTGACGAGCTTGCGAGGAGTTCCGCCGGTCAGTGAAGGAAAGCCTTACCGGACCGTTCCAGGCGAACCGGTCTGACGGCACAAAACCCGGAATCGGAATAGAAAGAAAAAATAAACCTACATTTGTAAAATGGCGCAATCGTCCCGATTTTCTTTGGTCTTTATAGTATGAAAACGAAAATTTACATATTTTAACGCGCGGAAAAATCACCCTAAAAAACGCTTCGCTCGTTTTTCTCCGTTTCTCTTTTTTCGCTTCCAAAATGCGCATTTTCCGCCCATTCCAAAGCCTGCAATTCCCTAAAATTTTTCTTCTTTGTGAGAACAACAATACTCGTTCGATTCTTTTTGCGGGAATCTGCAACAAGAATAATCGACAGATGACAATTGATCATGGAGAATTACCGGAAGCTTCGCTTCCATGAAAAAACAGATTAATAAAGAAAAGCAGAAAGGAAAATTAAATGTATATCCATTGATTTATAATTCGATAGAATAAACTTAAGACTGTGATTCATCCTTGTCGATTGTCAATTATTCCTTGTCAATAGACCAAGCACCCGCAGAGACCAAGGACTTTATAAACTTTATAAACTTTCGACTAAATTAAACGAACCTTTATTTGGGCAAATTTGTAAAATTGTAATTTCTTAAGTAAAAAAAAATAATACATTCACTACTCGTTAACGGAATAAAAAAGTTAAAATATCTATGTTTAAAAAATTGCACATATTCTTGATATCCAACAAATTAATAACACATAATTCTCTGATTCACAAGTATCGTATGCACAACTTCTATGCAATATAAGTGAAATTTCCCGACATCTGCAAACAAATGGGAGGAAACTTAGCCGATGCATCTGGAAATGTCCCATCTCTTGAGACTGCCTCCCGGATACTCCGATGTGAGAGTTATCGCACTGAATAGGACAGGGGGAGACAAAGCAAATATACATGGCATTCATAATCCGGAGAATGCAATTCTGAATAAAAAAAACGAATCGTGCAAATTTTTGTAACAGAGCTTCTTAATTTTATATTTTCAATTTTCAGATTTTGTTATATGAAATTAATCTAGATTACACTTTGAAATAACAAGGAATTTCCGCTACTTTGTAGCAGAATTGGAAAAAAGTATAATGAAAAAAAGATGGGTCATCAATACTCCGCCGGAGGCTACTAAGATAGAGGAACTTTCAAAAAAACTAAATTGTCACCCCGTTATAGCGAACTTACTGCTGCAACGGGGTATTACTAGTTCGGAACAGGCACAATCTTTTTTTTATCCATCCCTGAATATGCTGCACGATCCTTTCTTAATGAAAGATATGGACAAGGCAGTAGAACGTTTAGACCGGGCGATCGCCCAAGATGAAAAAATACTGATATACGGAGATTACGATGTCGATGGGACGACGGCAGTATCCCTGCTATACAAGTATTTGAAACACCACTGTAACAGCGATAATCTGGAATACTACATCCCCGACCGCTATACGGAAGGATATGGGGTATCGATCAAAGGAATCGACTATGCCGCAGAAAACGGTTTTTCATTGATGCTGATCACCGATTGTGGAATCAAAGCAGTCGAAAAAGTCAAATATGCCAATTCCAGACAGGTGGATATCATCATTTGTGACCACCATACTCCGGGAGATACGTTGCCGGAAGCCATTGCGGTGCTCGATCCCCAACGTCCGGATTGTCCCTACCCTTACAAATGGCTGAGCGGATGCGGGGTCAGTTTCAAGCTGGTACAAGCACATAGTCTGAAGCACAATCTTCCGATGTCGGAGCTTTACAAGCTTTTGGACCTGTTATGCGTCAGCATAGCCAGCGATATCGTCCCGATCACGGGAGAAAACCGGATTCTGGCCTATTTCGGGTTACAGCAGTTGAACTCCAATCCCAGTCTGGGATTAAAAACGATTATAAAAATTTCCGGGATCGATAAAGAAATTACGATCAACGACATCGTTTTCAGAATCGGTCCCCGGATCAATGCAGCCGGACGGGTCGAATCAGGCCGGAAATCGGTGGAGTTACTGACAGCCGACGAGAAATGCTCTGCTGCCGGTATCGCTTCGGATATCAATACTTTCAACGACCAACGTAAAAAACTGGATCACGATATCACTGAGGAAGCCATTCGTCACATCAACCAATCGGAACTCGAACCGTCGAAAAAAACGACCGTATTGTTCAATGCCAACTGGCATAAAGGAGTGATCGGGATCGTAGCTTCACGCCTGACCGAATCTTTCTATCGTCCGACGATCATTCTTACCGAATCGAACGGCTTGGCGACAGGCTCAGCCCGGTCGGTCGAAGGTTTCGATCTGTATTACGCTATCTCGCAATGCAGTGAATTTCTGGAGAATTATGGCGGGCATAAATATGCTGCCGGATTGACCTTGAAAATCGAAAATATAGAACCGTTCAAACAAAAATTCGAACGTATTGTCCGGGAAACGATCGACGATGAAATGTTGACCCCTCAGATCAATATCGACGCTAAAATCAAGCTGACCGATATCACTCCCGATCTGTATCATATGCTGCAAAAATTCGCCCCGTTCGGTCCCAACAATACCATCCCGGTCTTCATGACCGAGAAAGTAACAAACTTCATCGGCACCAAACGGGTGGGACGTAACAACGAACACCTGAAACTGGTCATTGTCGACGATACCAGGGCCTGTAACGACCGGAGCGGCATCGGTTTCGGC
Coding sequences within it:
- a CDS encoding helix-turn-helix domain-containing protein gives rise to the protein METMKFYTEEEILDKHIGKKGTPKRDQFEADLNSSLIGEAIKQARQSKNLTQEELGNLIGVQRAQISRIENGKNLTFSTIARVFKAMGISAKLEIGSMGKVALW
- the recJ gene encoding single-stranded-DNA-specific exonuclease RecJ, which produces MKKRWVINTPPEATKIEELSKKLNCHPVIANLLLQRGITSSEQAQSFFYPSLNMLHDPFLMKDMDKAVERLDRAIAQDEKILIYGDYDVDGTTAVSLLYKYLKHHCNSDNLEYYIPDRYTEGYGVSIKGIDYAAENGFSLMLITDCGIKAVEKVKYANSRQVDIIICDHHTPGDTLPEAIAVLDPQRPDCPYPYKWLSGCGVSFKLVQAHSLKHNLPMSELYKLLDLLCVSIASDIVPITGENRILAYFGLQQLNSNPSLGLKTIIKISGIDKEITINDIVFRIGPRINAAGRVESGRKSVELLTADEKCSAAGIASDINTFNDQRKKLDHDITEEAIRHINQSELEPSKKTTVLFNANWHKGVIGIVASRLTESFYRPTIILTESNGLATGSARSVEGFDLYYAISQCSEFLENYGGHKYAAGLTLKIENIEPFKQKFERIVRETIDDEMLTPQINIDAKIKLTDITPDLYHMLQKFAPFGPNNTIPVFMTEKVTNFIGTKRVGRNNEHLKLVIVDDTRACNDRSGIGFGMGHLYDKVNSGGFFDICYTLQENEFMGKNDIQMIVKDIRLREE